CTTCATCGCGCGCCTGCCCGCGCAGATGGCGCGCTATCGCGCGGCGGGCATCGTGCCGGCCGACGGGGTGTTCGCCGTGGCCATCGCCAGCGAAGCCGCGGTCGACGGCAAGGCGCGCGTCACCCTGTCCAACCAGAGCGGCTACGGCACGATTCGCTACACCACGGACGGCACCGCACCCACCTCGCAGTCCACCGCGTACACCGCGCCGTTCGAGGTGGCGTTGCCGACGACCGTGCGCGCCAATACGTTCCAGAACGGCTTTGGCCTGGCCGGCCCACGCGATCGCAGCATCGACGCGGCGTCGCTCCTGCATCGCACCAGCGACGGACTCGACACCTGCACCGACAAGCTGGCGTTGCGGCTATCCGCGGTCAACGCGGTGGACGGTGCGCGCCCGGTCCACAAGGTGGACATCATGGACACCTGCTGGATGTGGAAGGGCGTGAACCTCGATGGCCGCTACGGCATCGACATCACGGTCGACCGCCTGCCCTACAACTACGCCCTGTGGAAGGACGCGGCCGGCATCGTGTCGCGCAAGGCACGCTCGGCGGCTGGCGAGATCGAGGTACACCAGGACACCTGCACCGGCCCGAAACTCGCCACGCTGCCACTGGCCAAGGCGAAGGACGGCCGCGCCACGCTGCAAGGCACGCTACCCAAGCGCGAAGGCACGCACGACCTCTGCTTCGTCATCACCGGCAAGCCCGGCCCGAAGCTATGGGTGATCGGGGATGTACAACTGCGTTAAGAAGCAAACAGCCATGTAGGAGCGCACGATGTGCGCGATAGCCGTGCCGCACCGTCGAGCGATGAAGCGCGCCGTCGAACGATGACGTTGAACGGTGGGGTCGCCCGATGGGTGGGCGCGTCGCCGCGTTGTTGGTTTTTCGCGCACATCGTGCGCTCCTACCTACGGCGGCAGGTGGGTGGTGGAGGGATCAGGCGAACGCGGCGGGGAATGTCGCGTGGCGTTGCAGGGCCTTGCGGGCGTCGCGCTCGTCGTCGCCTTCCAGGGGCGTGAGCGCGACGAACTTGCCGGCCATCATGGCGGCCAGCGGCACGCCGTCGCGGATGGCGATGCGGTTGCCGATCACCGCGGGCACCTTGGCGCCGGCGATGATGGCACCGATCAGGTTGGCTGGGTCCGTGCCGGCGATGCAGACGATATCGCCGTCGTGGTCGCGATGGCGGATCTGGCGCAGCGCCGGCAGTGCCTCGGGCAGGGCGAACTGCTCGCCGACCAAGCCGTCGACGAAGCGGCCCCCGCGGATCTCGCCACGGGCTTCCAGTCGGTGGTACACACGCCGCAACTCGCGCCACGACGGCAGCCAGCTGGCCTCGCGTTCCAGAATCTTCCAGCTGACCACGCCGTAACGCCGAAGCAGCGTGCGGGCGATGTGCTCCAGGCCATCGGCGTCGTTGCGCTCGTCGCGCGGGCGCCGCGCCAGCGACCACCGGCCCGCGTCCTCGATGCCACTGAGCATGTGTCGGCGGCTGCGTCGCTGGCGGCTGCCGCTACGCTTGGCGGCGGGCAGCAACAGCGCGCGCAAGCCGGCGAAGCTGTCGGCGGTGACGCGTCCGGCCGCCACCAGTTCGCCCAGCGCGTCTTCCAGCTCCGTGCGTAGCAGGCGGGTGGTCGTGGCGATCTCGTCGAAGAACAGGGCGCCGTCGTCGCGCAGTGCGTCTGCGACGGCCTGCGCACGCGACGACAGCGCGGTTTCGCCCTCGGCAAACGGCACGGCGGCGGACCAGATCGGCAACTGCCGCCGCGGCAGCAGCACGATGGGCGTGGCGCGTACCGGCCCGCCGCTGCCCGTGCCCAGACGCAGCCGGCTCCACACCACGCGTCCCGCGCGGCAGAGGTCGTCCAGCCAGCCGATGCCGTAGTCGCCCACCCGCGCGGGCAGCAGTTCCGCTTCCCAAGCACCCGCGGCCGCTTCGAAACCCTCCAGCTGCGCGATGACGCCGGCCAGCGCATCGGGGCCGGCCACCTGAGTGGCGCGGGTCAGGTGCTGCCAGTCGAGCAGGAAGCGCAGGTAGTCGCGTGGCGCCACGGGCTCGATCTCGCGCCGCAGCCGACCGATCGTGTAGCGGTGGATACGGGCCAGCAGGTGACGCTCGCACCATTCGACCTCGGTAACGCCGGGCGAAAACGGCCCGCGCATCACGTAGCCCTCGGTTTCCAGCGAGGTCAGCGCGGCCTCCACGTCGCCCGCGGCGACGCCCAGCGACGTCGCAAGCACGGCGGCCGGCACCGGGCCGAGCCCACCCAGGCGTCCACGCACCAGATCGATCAGCGCCGCGTCGGCTGTCCAGGCCTGGGCCGCGTAGTCCGCCGGCGCCACGATGGCCGGCGCCAGCATGGCCTGCGGATGCACCGCATGCCATGCGGGCAAACGCTCCGCGGCGATCCACAGCGTCGTGCCGCCGATCGTCATCGCGGTGGCGCGGGCATCCTTCGCCAGGGCGGTCAACAACTTTTTCCAGCCCGGCTCGCGCGTGGCTTCGTCGGCCGTGACCGCGCCGAGCTGCACCAGCGCCTCGTGCATCTCGTCGGCGCTGCGTGCTTCCGGCCAGGCTTCCTCGCGCACCGACGCGATGGCCTCGGCATCCAGCCGGCCCAGGTCGTCTGCCGTTTCGGCGGTGTTCCAGCGGCGCGACTGCACGGCATGGGTGCGTCGTTCTTCCAGCGGCGCATCGTCGAGGAACGCGTACGGCGCCGCACTGAGCACTTCCGCCGCGAGTGGCGAGGGCGTGGCCAGGTCACGCGCGACCATGGCTATGGTGCCCGCTTCCAGGCCCCGCAGAATGGTGAGTAGCCCTTCGCTGTCCATCGCCTCGTGCAGGCAGTCTTCCAGTGTCTGCTTCACCAGCGGGTGGTCGGGCACCTCGCGCTCGCCGACGAGGTTCTCCGCACAGGCCACCTGGTCCGGGAACACCGTGGCCAGCAGATCCTCGCTCTTCATGCGCTGCAACTGCGGCGCGACCTTGCGACCGCCGGTGAACCGCGGCAGCGCCAGCGCCGTCGTGGCGTTCCAGCGCCAGCGCACGCCGAACAGCGGCGCATCCAGCAAGGCCTGGATCAACACGTGCTCGGCTGAATTCGAATGCAGGTAGCGGGCCACCTCGTCCAGCGGAAAACTGTGACTGGTGGACAGCGACAGCACGATAGCGTCTTCCGTCGCCGCGGCCTGCAGTTCGAAGTTGAACTTCCGGCAGAACCGCTTTCGCAATGCCAGGCCCCACGCGCGGTTGATGCGGCTGCCGTAGGGTGTGTGGATGATCAGCTGGGTGCCGCCGGATTCGTCGAAGAACCGTTCCATCACCAGCGTCTCGCGCGTGGGCAGCGCGCCCAGTGCCGCGCGTGCACGGAACAGGTAGTCGACGATCTGCTCGGCCGCGGCGCGTGACAGGCCCAGGTCGTCCATCAGCCAACGCAGGGCGCCGTCACGGCCGCCCTCGTCGAACTTGGCCGAGATATCCGTGCGCAACCGCGACACGCCGATCGACAACTCGTCCGTACGCCCGGGCGCCTCGCCCAGCCAGAAAGGGATGTTCGGCGGCTGGCCCTGCGCATCCTCCACGCGCAGGCGGCCCATCTCCACGCGCATGATGCGATAGGAGCGGTTGCCCAGCTGGAACACGTCGCCGGCCAGGCTCTCGACCGCGAAGTCCTCGTTGACGGTGCCGACCACGGTGGACTGCGGCTCCAGCACGACGTTGTAATCGCCCGTCTCGGGAATCGTGCCGCCCGAGGTCACGGCGGTGAGTCGCGCGCCGCGCCGTTCGCGCAGGCGCTTGTTCACCGCATCGCGATGGATATACGAGCCACGCGGCCCCACCCGTGTGGTGAAACCGTCGGCCAGCATGCGCACGGTGTCGTCGAACGTCGCGCGTGGCAGGTCGTGGAACGGATACGCGCGGCGGAACAGGTCGAACAGCGCGTCCTCGTCCCACTCCTGGCACGACACCTCGGCGACGATCTGCTGCGCCAGCACGTCCAGCGGCTGGTGCGGCATGATCAGCGCGTCCAGTTCGCCACGGCGCACGCAGTCCAGCAGCGCGGTGCATTCCACCAGATCGTCGCGCGAGGTCGGGAACAGACGCGCCTTCGGTGTGCCACCCACGGCATGGCCGGCCCTCCCGGCCCGTTGCAGGAAGGCGGCGATGGAGCGTGGCGAGGCGATCTGGCAGACCAGGTCAATGTCGCCGATGTCGATGCCCAGCTCCAGCGACGCGGTGGCCACCAGCGCGCGCAGCTGGCCCGCCTTCAGGCGTTGCTCGGCATCCAGGCGCTGCTCGCGCGACAGGCTGCCGTGGTGCGCCGTCACCGCGTCGCGACCCAGCCGCTCCGACAGGTGGCGCGACAGCCGCTCGGCCATGCGCCGCGTGTTGACGAAGATCAGCGTGGTGCGATGTTGCTCGATCAGGTTGGCCAGCCGGTTGTAGACCAGCTCCCACATGTCGTTGGACATGACGGCCTCGAGCGGCACGGGCGGCACCTCCAGTGCCAGGTCGCGCCGACGTGCGTGGCCGATGTCGACGATGGCGCAGTCGTCCGTGGCGCCACCGGTAAGGAAGGCCGCCACCTTCTCGATCGGCTTCTGCGTGGCGGACAAACCGATGCGCGTGATGCGTCGCTGTGCCAGCGCTTCCAGGCGCTCCAGCGACACCGCCATGTGGCTGCCGCGCTTGCTCGCCGCCACGGCGTGGATCTCGTCGACGATCACCTCGCGCACATGGCTCAGCATGGCGCGTCCCGACGCCGAGCCGAGCAACACGTAAAGCGACTCGGGCGTGGTGACCAGGATGTGTGGCGGTCGCCGTTTCATCCGCTCGCGTTCCGATGCCGGGGTGTCGCCCGTGCGCACGGCGGTGCGGATCTCCAGGTCGGGCAGGCCCTGCTGGCGTAGTTGCTCGCGGATGCCGGCCAGCGGTGCCTCGAGGTTGATCCGGATGTCGTTCGACAAGGCCTTGAGCGGGGACACATAGAGGATGACGGTGCGGTCGCTCAGCCCGCCGTCGCGCACCCCGTCGCGTACCAGCATGTCGATGGCGGAAAGGAAGGCGGTCAGGGTCTTGCCTGAGCCCGTCGGCGCGGCCACCAGCGTGTGCCGCCCGGAGCGGATCGCCGGCCACGCGGCCACCTGCGCCTCGGTGGGCGCCGGAAAGGTCTGCGCGAACCAGCCGGCGACGGCGGGGTGGAAGGCGGCGAGCGGCATCGACTTTTGTGAATTCATTGAACCACTTAAGTGGGGTCGCGGGGCGGGACGGTCAAGGTTTCAGCTTACGCCGTCCGGGTCTCGTGGGTTGCGATGAAACCGTTACTTGGCGATGGTGTAGGCCTGTCCCCCGGATCGAATGGAAGATCATGTCCGCTACCCTGCGCCGCTCCGCCCTCGCCTTTGCCGTCGCCGCGGGCCTTACCGCCTCCGTCGGCGCAGCCACGCCGCCTGCCCGTCCCTGGATGGATTCTTCGCTGTCGCCGGACCGCCGGGCCGAACTGCTGGTCGCCGCGATGAACGACGATGAGAAATTCCGTGTGATCCGGGCAGACTTCGGCCTGGCCAGCGACAAGCATGGCGTGCCGGACGGCGCGGTCGGTGGCGCGGGCTATGTGCCTGCCCTGCCCCGGCTCGGGCTGCCTGCCATCAACGAGACCGACGCTGGCCTGGGCGTCAACAAACCCGGCATCGACGGCAAGGGTGCGATTTCATTGCCGGCCGGCCTGGCGACCGCAGCAAGCTTCGATACCACGGTGGCCCACGCCGGCGGCAGGATGATCGGCGGCGAGGCGCGCGGCAAGGGTTACGGCGTGCTGCTGTCTGGTGGCGTCAATCTGGTACGCGACCCCCGCAACGGCCGCAACTTCGAATATGCCAGCGAAGATCCGGTGCTGGCCGGCACGATCGTGGGCGCCGCGATAAAAGGCATCCAGGAAGCGAAGATCGTCGCCACGGTGAAGCATTTCGCCATGAACGACCTGGAAACCGGTCGCAACACGCACAGCGCCGAGATCGATCCGGTCGCGATGCGCGAGTCCGACCTGCTGGCCTTCCAGATTGCCATCGGTCACGGCAACCCCGGTTCCGTCATGTCCTCGTACAACCGCATCAACGGCACCTACGCCGGTGAGGACGACTGGCTGCTCAACCAGGTGCTGAAGCAGGAATGGGGCTTCAAGGGCTTCGTCATGTCCGACTGGGGTGGCGTGCACAGCGCCGGCAAGGCGGCACTGGCCGGCATGGACCAGGAATCGGCTGGCGAGGTTTTCGACAAGGAGTTGTACTTCGATCAGCCGCTGCGCAAGGCCATCGCCTCGGGCGAGGTGCCCAAGGCGCGCCTGGACGACATGGCGAAGCGGATCATGCGTAGCCTGTTCGCCCACGGCGTCATCGACGATCCCATTCCGACCAAGGTCGTAACCCCGGTGCCCTACGTCGCCGACCGCCGCATCGCGCGGGACACGCTGGAGGCCGGTGCCGTGCTGTTGCGTAATGAAGGCGGCCTGCTGCCGCTGTCGCGCAAGGGGCAGTCGGTGGTGGTCGTCGGTGCGCATGCCGACAAGGGCGTGCTCGCCGGTGGCGGTTCCTCCACCGTCACCGACGAAGGCGGCGACCCGGTGCCGGGTCTCGAGCCGACCGGTTGGCCGGGTCCGGTTCGTTACCACGCCTCGGCACCGCTCACTTTCATGAAGCAGCTGGGTGACAAGGTCAGCTTCGATGCCGGCACGGACCCAGCCGCCGCCGCCAAGGCCGCCGCGGCGGCCGATGTGGCGGTGGTCTTCGTTTCCAAGTGGGCCGCCGAATCGTACGACGCACCGGACATGTCGCTGGCGCCCGCGGATGATGCGCTTGTCGCGGCCGTCGCCAAGGCCAACCCGCACACGGTGGTGGTGCTGGAAACCAACGGCGCGGTGAAGATGCCCTGGCTTAACCAGGTCGGCGGCGTCTTGCAGGCCTGGTTCCCCGGCTCCGGCGGTGGCGATGCCATCGC
This DNA window, taken from Luteibacter sp. 9135, encodes the following:
- a CDS encoding DEAD/DEAH box helicase, whose amino-acid sequence is MPLAAFHPAVAGWFAQTFPAPTEAQVAAWPAIRSGRHTLVAAPTGSGKTLTAFLSAIDMLVRDGVRDGGLSDRTVILYVSPLKALSNDIRINLEAPLAGIREQLRQQGLPDLEIRTAVRTGDTPASERERMKRRPPHILVTTPESLYVLLGSASGRAMLSHVREVIVDEIHAVAASKRGSHMAVSLERLEALAQRRITRIGLSATQKPIEKVAAFLTGGATDDCAIVDIGHARRRDLALEVPPVPLEAVMSNDMWELVYNRLANLIEQHRTTLIFVNTRRMAERLSRHLSERLGRDAVTAHHGSLSREQRLDAEQRLKAGQLRALVATASLELGIDIGDIDLVCQIASPRSIAAFLQRAGRAGHAVGGTPKARLFPTSRDDLVECTALLDCVRRGELDALIMPHQPLDVLAQQIVAEVSCQEWDEDALFDLFRRAYPFHDLPRATFDDTVRMLADGFTTRVGPRGSYIHRDAVNKRLRERRGARLTAVTSGGTIPETGDYNVVLEPQSTVVGTVNEDFAVESLAGDVFQLGNRSYRIMRVEMGRLRVEDAQGQPPNIPFWLGEAPGRTDELSIGVSRLRTDISAKFDEGGRDGALRWLMDDLGLSRAAAEQIVDYLFRARAALGALPTRETLVMERFFDESGGTQLIIHTPYGSRINRAWGLALRKRFCRKFNFELQAAATEDAIVLSLSTSHSFPLDEVARYLHSNSAEHVLIQALLDAPLFGVRWRWNATTALALPRFTGGRKVAPQLQRMKSEDLLATVFPDQVACAENLVGEREVPDHPLVKQTLEDCLHEAMDSEGLLTILRGLEAGTIAMVARDLATPSPLAAEVLSAAPYAFLDDAPLEERRTHAVQSRRWNTAETADDLGRLDAEAIASVREEAWPEARSADEMHEALVQLGAVTADEATREPGWKKLLTALAKDARATAMTIGGTTLWIAAERLPAWHAVHPQAMLAPAIVAPADYAAQAWTADAALIDLVRGRLGGLGPVPAAVLATSLGVAAGDVEAALTSLETEGYVMRGPFSPGVTEVEWCERHLLARIHRYTIGRLRREIEPVAPRDYLRFLLDWQHLTRATQVAGPDALAGVIAQLEGFEAAAGAWEAELLPARVGDYGIGWLDDLCRAGRVVWSRLRLGTGSGGPVRATPIVLLPRRQLPIWSAAVPFAEGETALSSRAQAVADALRDDGALFFDEIATTTRLLRTELEDALGELVAAGRVTADSFAGLRALLLPAAKRSGSRQRRSRRHMLSGIEDAGRWSLARRPRDERNDADGLEHIARTLLRRYGVVSWKILEREASWLPSWRELRRVYHRLEARGEIRGGRFVDGLVGEQFALPEALPALRQIRHRDHDGDIVCIAGTDPANLIGAIIAGAKVPAVIGNRIAIRDGVPLAAMMAGKFVALTPLEGDDERDARKALQRHATFPAAFA
- a CDS encoding glycoside hydrolase family 3 C-terminal domain-containing protein; protein product: MSATLRRSALAFAVAAGLTASVGAATPPARPWMDSSLSPDRRAELLVAAMNDDEKFRVIRADFGLASDKHGVPDGAVGGAGYVPALPRLGLPAINETDAGLGVNKPGIDGKGAISLPAGLATAASFDTTVAHAGGRMIGGEARGKGYGVLLSGGVNLVRDPRNGRNFEYASEDPVLAGTIVGAAIKGIQEAKIVATVKHFAMNDLETGRNTHSAEIDPVAMRESDLLAFQIAIGHGNPGSVMSSYNRINGTYAGEDDWLLNQVLKQEWGFKGFVMSDWGGVHSAGKAALAGMDQESAGEVFDKELYFDQPLRKAIASGEVPKARLDDMAKRIMRSLFAHGVIDDPIPTKVVTPVPYVADRRIARDTLEAGAVLLRNEGGLLPLSRKGQSVVVVGAHADKGVLAGGGSSTVTDEGGDPVPGLEPTGWPGPVRYHASAPLTFMKQLGDKVSFDAGTDPAAAAKAAAAADVAVVFVSKWAAESYDAPDMSLAPADDALVAAVAKANPHTVVVLETNGAVKMPWLNQVGGVLQAWFPGSGGGDAIARLLYGEVSPSGRLPVTWPKDESQLPRPTIQAAGLGNKDAPADTIDYNIEGADVGYRWFEKTHRDPLFAFGYGLTYSRFDYSDFAVDKDAKGQPVAHVTVKNTGKVAAADVPQIYVTAPGAPTKRLAGWSKVALKPGASRRVDIPLEPLALARYDANGKRWRVAPGNYTVRLGRSATDIAGEKTVTVAESFPVMKAPN